Below is a genomic region from Prunus persica cultivar Lovell chromosome G3, Prunus_persica_NCBIv2, whole genome shotgun sequence.
GGTTGGTATCTGATGTTGTTTCCTTTGATGTCTTTTTATTTGTCCTTGTGCCACTTGGAGAGATTTCCTCATGTTTTTTCTTATGGTCAAGTTTCTTTTCAATGTGCCCCATACGGTGAGGTTGGTTTAACGCAGAAGAACGGTAGACATCCACATAAGGATGAAGTTCAGGAAGAGATAGAGAGTACCTCCCAATGCAATTGTTTAACAAGCTTTCCAAAAATCTGCATTGTTAGATTGTCCCCATCAGTACTCAAGGATCAAAAGGTCATAATAAATATGCTAATCTGAATACAACATTTAAGGCGGGTATAATCAATTGTTTCTGACCACTAAAACACTTTCCCAGAACCCAGCCAATCAGCTAAGCTTTAGGATATAAGGCTGGCCTCTGTTAGGACAAAAAAGGTAACCCCCTAAGAAATCTCATGATGCCTGTAGGATTCAGTGCCCCTCATATTTTCCTTACACTATCCAAGTATTTGTAATCATGCCCCTTTCCCTCGATTTGCCCTCATTTACAACAAAAGCTTCAAAATAGCATTctaattttaaaactttaaaaacaaatgattTACAACATCAGAAAGCTGATTTACAAATTTTGCATATGTTGTCAGtggattaagaacacaaataaCGTACAGAAGGTTCCTCAAACGCTTCAATAGCTTGGAAATTATATCCTCCTTTGTAGCCTGGCttgtaaattcaaatatccCAGTAACTTGTGTACAGAAGGCATTGAGCTGCGCATTGCATAAAATTAGTAAGAAACCACAATTCACGTATAAAGAACCACTTCAAAATGAAGGCAATATATTTTAAGCTTCTTCACTTACTAGCTCCCGTATCCAATTGGCAGCATAATATAGAGAGGCACACAAAATCTGTTTCTGCTTCCCTGTCAGAGACTTCCACTCAGATCCAAAGAAATACTGGTAATGCACAAGTCAAACACATTTCAGCACAGGTCAATGCCACCAAAACTGACAGACTACAAAAATTAGAGAGGATcaactaaaaatattattttacttcTCAAACAACTGTGTGACTTCATCAAGGATACTTTTCTCCCAAATTTAAAATGTGGATTTTCAGCTTTCAACTTTAAATTATAAGCCAAAGTCTTGCTAGGATGCTGTTGGCAAAAGTATTTTAGTGCCCTGACCTTAGAAGAAGGCAGATGCAAAGGGCAGCCAAGTAGTGCATCAATTCCACCAAGGGATCCTTGATTCGTCAGCCTTTCAATCTGAGAATTGAcaagaaattccaaaattttatcacaaaactcATAATTTGATCAGTTAGAAACACCATagaactctatatatatatgaaatataataaaatttctatttttattttaacagTACACTTACTGCAGATAATAAAAGGAAGTTAGCAGGAAGAACTTGTAAAGAAGAAGCAGACCTGCACACACATTCCAACTTCAGCATCATAGACATcaagggagaaaaaaaaacttctatACAAGAATAATATACTGTATGGCCAACACATTACTGCGATGAAGAGGAAGCTAATGGCAAAATGTTTAGACATATTGGGGATATATCACCATCCAAGTTCATCCACAGCTCCCctacaaagggaaaaagaacataaaatttaatCCATACTCAATTAATTGCTTATACAACACAATCTCAGTTATCATCaggacaagaaaaaaagaaaggagtaTTGCATCCCACAAATCACCTTCTAAACCACAATATGAGTCCTTAACAGCCAAATTCCCACCATCAAGATCAGACAGAAACAGAGGTTCAAACTCTCCTACATGTTTCCCAATCCTGCAATATGCAGATTAGTCTTTCCCAAATAAAGAACAACCACTGGTAACCTTAGCAAATTAAAATCAACTGACCATTCCATAACTGTTGGATGAAGTGTTTTATAATCCATCATTTCAGTCAGTTCGTCATAAAACATGATCAAAGGTAAGGGCAACTGTTTGCAAGAGTCCAAAGCTATTTTCAAGAGTTCCAAAGCCTCGTCACAATTTGATTTCTGTAGAATGATGCTCAAGAATGGTGAATACATCCCTCAATAAAGAGTTtggaaactgaaaaataaaacctaaaaTTGAAGTTGATTTTATGGACGACACAAAATAACATAAGTAAAATCAGCCAGAcacatcaaaatataatttgcaAGTCCCTATATTGTCTGTGTTTCCTCTAattatcaaaagaaatttataaaatattactATCATAGACAAGGCCAGTAACAAATTCATCATCATGTGCCCCTAACTATGGAAGAGTAAAACTGATATGCTGCTGGGTCATACTTGAGATGAGGATGAACAGGTAACATCAGTTGCATCTCCTAGACAGGAAACCATCTTCAGAGTTCCGACAAGGCCCATCTTCTTGTAATTCAGCTCTGGATGACTGACCTGAGAAACAGTAGGATGAAATAGATCAATCTGTGTTACCAGAAACTGTAAAAGTTACCATATTAAAAATGCGTTGTTCAATATATTCGATCAAAAAGTTTACATTTAAGTGCTTCaagtgaaaagaaataaagtatTGGCACCTGCTTCCGTACTATCATCAAAAGTTCATTTGCAAAGGAAGAACCATATGAATCTGCACTAGACCGAGCCAAAAGTGCCAGATGGCCAAAAATCTCGTAGACCTGCACCATGTAAAAACCAGTGAAATTGTGATTTAACACTTTTGTGCCAAGAGAAATAACGATATGTAGCATCCTACCTTGTGCAAATTTTCAACGCTAAATCCCTCTAAGTAATCGAGGATACCTGAATTTATGGAACAAACAACTAAGCATGCATTTCTTGGAAAATAATTACTCCAGGCAAATCAATATGAAGAATAGATTAATATCATACCATTAATatgagaagaaagaggaatTAATTGCTGTGAATATTTGGAGGCCAGCAAAGCCATTGTCTCTAAAGCAGAACTGACTTCAAAACCCACACTTGAGCCCACATGGGTAACCAGCGAACCAAGAACCTAAACAAAAGCCACAGCTAGTAGTCCCACAGTACATCCTTTTTCTAATTATCAAATACCAAACAAAGAACATATAGGCCACTTACTTCCTGTCTTGAATAAGTATCAGCAAACTCCTCAAAGAGACAAACATACATATGGATGCCAAACTCCCGGGCTTTTGGCTCTTTGCAAGCCAACAGGTACTCagacaaagaaatgaaagataGAAAGTAATCCTAACAACAAATCAAAAAGAAGGTTCAAATAAGGCTACGGAAATACATCACTTAATTTTGAAATAAGACTGGATTCCATGATATCAGATCATGGTCAAAGATACCTGTACCAGCTCCTTGTGTCCATGAATGCATTGATCAAACATAGCTTCCTGAATGCAATCTtcaataattttcttcttgaatACCTTTTCAATGCTCCTTTGCAGGGATTCACCATTCATGTATATCAGCATAAGTAGccatatatcaatgactttgTGATCCTGAGGTTTCTCAAGACTGTTTAACTCTTTCAAAATCTCCTGACATAGTATCTACATAGCACATAAAGAagcaaattaataattttaagggAAATTCGAAAATTGAGAGAAGTACAAATGTTTCAAGAAACAAATGGCTGAAGACATACATTCTTAAATCGAAGACTTGATCTCAACGCATCAAGAATTGAAGCCTCTGTGTTGTCCGCACGCGACTTCCCTTTGAGTTTACTCTTTTCTGATGTACGATAATTTGAAACTCCAACAAATTTTAACTGCTGACGGATCTGTGAGATTATTCTCCGTGCATTTGACAGTGTCGCTGAAAGCAGTAAAAACCTAAGCAGATGAGGCATGTGCTCCGCATCAATTGTTCTGATGCATGACAATGCTATGGTGATTACCTTCAAATTCAAGGGAAATTTAAAGTCAGGTGCAGCTCGAATTCGCAAACTAAACATGTGCAGTAGGCTTAGTTAAGTgaagtttcttgttttgtcATGTCCTAGAGAATAAGCACAAATTTGAGATTCCAAttttttctcagcaaccaaacagataTTAAAGCGTAATGTGAAACCTGCTCTTGCAACAGAGGATCCaaattaagatttgaaaagGAGTCAAGCACAGGCACAACAACAGCCAAGTCTTCCTGGAGCAATTTCTCAAGAGATCGAACCACAGTCTGGTTATTCTGATCTCCGATGATCTCCGGCAACGATCCGATGATCTCTTTCTTCAAATGCAGAGGGCAAATCGAAAGAACCAGCATCAATTTCTCGGCCAAGGCATTCGGATCGACAATGAAATCGAGCCACCGGAAGTGATTGATGATAAGCCTAGCGATGTCGTCTTCAAGAGACAGCGATGGACCGGAATGTTCCGGATATACATGGAAATACTCCGGAAGCTTCTCGAGAAGCATGTTCTGAATCTGTAATTGGATGGAGGGGACCAGCAGTAGGTGCCGGACTAAGCTCTCGCTTCTGCCGGAGGTGGTGAGAATCCTGAAAATGTAGGAACAATGTTCTCTTAGATTTTCTCGGCAGCCAAACAGGAAATGCgataaaattataaagaaaactAGAAGCCATTAGAGAGTGTAGAGGAAGCTACTGACCTGCGGAGGTTTTTGGAGGAGTTGATATAGGTGGAGAGGCCGGAGAGGAAatcagagagaagagaaggggcATTTTCAGAAGAGGAGAAAGTGCGGTGGAGGTGGCGGCGGAGCTTGTGTGAGTCCGAAGGGAGGCACGGTGGGCCCGAGTGGTTGAGGAGGGTGCAGCCAGCGTCGGCGAGTATAGACGCCATTTTGTCGATGGCTGGGGTCTCGACGACGTCGTTTGGGGTCGGATTGGTGGTGGAGGGTTTGGAAGATTTTGGGGGAGGCAAAGGAGGGACAAAAGAAGAGGAGGCCGGTCGCTTGCGTGAAGGGATTTGCTGGTGGAGGAACACCATCCTGTTTGGCTTGTTTATGACGTCGTTTGCTAGTGCGGTTGTGATCTCTGCGTCTGTGCTGGAAGGAGACTGGGAGACGGAGAAAGACGAGGGCAGAAAAGGCGCCAATTTTTGGTGAATGTGGCGGTTGGGGTTTCgaaattaaacttttaaaaattaccaaaaaaaagtttattaaataaacttgtgtattaaaaaagaaataaactttcgtaacattttcatttttgtaggaaggaaaaaaagaaatattgtcATTGTTGTTAATGTTATTGTTAGTGGAAAACAATAGTTAATTCTAAAGATAATCTGTCATTTTGAGTAGAACtgtggtttctttttttaatacaaacgcTAGTCTAAACTACATGGGAGGGGGGTTTCTCaacctcaaatttttttatttttgtatgtaTAAATCTTGTACAAGACACTTATATTAGCATAAGAAGtgaaaaatacagaaaaaggATCAAAGAAATACACATTGTGCCATCAAACATATGATTAAGCAACTAATTTGCTTGgctttttcattattttgtttctcCAAAGGCTGTGCACCTCCTCCTGCAGCCTTTTCTCAAATCCCTTCAAATACTTTGTAGGGTTTTTCCTTGAGCATTATGGAAATATGATCCGCTAGCTCACCAACAAAATCTGACAATTTATTCATTTAAGAGTCATGGTTAGTAGTTACCAAGCaatatttcattcatttaaGAAGAAACCAATTATATATGCAAATTCTCCTTTCAACCTAATGCCAATAAAATTGGaagcaaaaataaatcaaGATCAAATGGGTCGAACATAACTCACATCgaattagaaaaaaataaaaacttctaAGATAATTCTTAGACATGCACGGTACGACATATAAACACACCATCTGAACCGTTGAATCAACAATCTGTCAATCCTCCAAGCAACAAATAATGGAAAAAAGAGTAGAGATATACTCACAATTGGGTTTCGTTCACACGTCAGAGCCCCTGCCGGTTGCCGGAGTAATCAAAGTTTCCATGTAAATGGTTACATCCGACTGAGTCCCAATAGCAATACTTCGAAACGTCTTTCCCTTGGGATTATACAATACCAAGATATTTCGATTATAACCCAACAAAACTTCTCCACTCTCTAAAATACACAAAGGCCTCAAGAACGATTCATCAACCTCTTCTGGTAAAATCTGATCCAAATAAATTTCTATGGGTTCAGCCCAAGATTCTCTGACCCGATATTCCTTCATAACCCATATTCTAAGATCCGAGCCCATCGGGTCGGAGTATACAAACAGAGAATTTCTACTGACCCCAATCCCAGCGAAGACACAGTTTTCTTCCTTGCCAAGGTAGGGCAACGACACCGTCTCCTGAAACTTCTCCTCCGCCAAATCAAAAGACAAAATCCTAGAACCAATGGGACGAGGGCCCCCTGCCCATTGAAGCTCTACCCAATACAGAGCTCCATTAAAAAAGCAGCCCTTCCCATTCAAGCAAACATAGCCATGGCCATGGTCTTTATTGCGACTCCTCCACCATGAATTGGTTCTGAGAGAGAAAACCTCAACCACAGTCTCCTTGGAAAGCGCGGTTCTCGACCCTCGGATGACCTTGTAGTCATCCGTGGTCGAATCGTAGCCGAACCCGAAAAACAAGAAGCcggaaagaagagaagaaggctTCGGCAAGAGCTTGGAGTGTCCGGTGCACGGGTTCCATATGACAATGTTGGTGTAGTTGACTTGCAGGCAAATCAAACCGTTGCAAGATCCCACAATTCTTGTGATCAAAATATCTGGGATCTTCACCGGCAAATCAAGCTCTCTGTTTGCAACATGAACATGATCCTTGTCCAATCCTACGGAGACTATGGAATAGAGACGAGTAGACgagagaaagagggtgagGCTGTTGTTGGTGCTGCACGTGGCCGCTGCGTGGATGAGGTGCTTCATGACAAAATGAGAATCGGAGATCAAGGCGCGCCATGACTTGCACACGCACTGGAGGCGGGGTAGAGATTTGGCGGGGAGCCTCGAGAGGATCTCGACAAGGATATCATTGTTGAGAGGCGGTGGTGGAGACACAGCCGCAAAATTAGAGGGGAGTAGTTGCTTCAGCTGCCGGCTGCTAAGGCCGTAGGCGGCCAAACTGGTTGTTTTTCGTGGTGAGGCTTCCGAAGTCGATGTTCTTGAAAAAAGGCGGCAAATGCAACAAGAAAAGCTCTTTGGGCTTGTCATTATGGAAGAATAGAAGAAGACTTATGTTTACAACTGGTTCAGCAGTTTATACTTTCAAATGGCTCGCTACAGCTGAAAAACTGTCTACAAGCATAGCACGTAACGTATATGGCTATTTTATATT
It encodes:
- the LOC18783396 gene encoding Fanconi anemia group D2 protein homolog, whose protein sequence is MVFLHQQIPSRKRPASSSFVPPLPPPKSSKPSTTNPTPNDVVETPAIDKMASILADAGCTLLNHSGPPCLPSDSHKLRRHLHRTFSSSENAPSLLSDFLSGLSTYINSSKNLRRILTTSGRSESLVRHLLLVPSIQLQIQNMLLEKLPEYFHVYPEHSGPSLSLEDDIARLIINHFRWLDFIVDPNALAEKLMLVLSICPLHLKKEIIGSLPEIIGDQNNQTVVRSLEKLLQEDLAVVVPVLDSFSNLNLDPLLQEQVITIALSCIRTIDAEHMPHLLRFLLLSATLSNARRIISQIRQQLKFVGVSNYRTSEKSKLKGKSRADNTEASILDALRSSLRFKNILCQEILKELNSLEKPQDHKVIDIWLLMLIYMNGESLQRSIEKVFKKKIIEDCIQEAMFDQCIHGHKELVQDYFLSFISLSEYLLACKEPKAREFGIHMYVCLFEEFADTYSRQEVLGSLVTHVGSSVGFEVSSALETMALLASKYSQQLIPLSSHINGILDYLEGFSVENLHKVYEIFGHLALLARSSADSYGSSFANELLMIVRKQVSHPELNYKKMGLVGTLKMVSCLGDATDVTCSSSSQKSNCDEALELLKIALDSCKQLPLPLIMFYDELTEMMDYKTLHPTVMEWIGKHVGEFEPLFLSDLDGGNLAVKDSYCGLEGELWMNLDGDISPICLNILPLASSSSQSASSLQVLPANFLLLSAIERLTNQGSLGGIDALLGCPLHLPSSKYFFGSEWKSLTGKQKQILCASLYYAANWIRELLNAFCTQVTGIFEFTSQATKEDIISKLLKRLRNLLFLESLLNNCIGRYSLSLPELHPYVDVYRSSALNQPHRMGHIEKKLDHKKKHEEISPSGTRTNKKTSKETTSDTNRNLRQPTLLDVLEKAGVLPGQDVPNEDSSGLSTKGRSYESSDKNSHDSDEASSIEISAVGKAIEAQRINFRPLLVHCYAILTFSKSEASCCIDAAAELPLYLYLMRDLHYKLDFFTPGKQLWGRCLSAPVGFTRLTVDGFLSKIKPLFPSIKRHFDSAVLLLKEGDETCEEHWNIQSTFAGNPNIPNLVLSKSAVSTSVFKEVLHCFSAILNLPGIQTDKSALSCLLEAFQPTEIPDSLMADIQPNLSPGTTEYLYLGAYAFFEGVLDIACSFSFMLASESLFTLESVVTSIQKFISKLEGNSKNVHSEFIQEALPTLRSKLGISAQNILRHSWDNENVENGWKRKGETVQRILRIYLDSSNSTSDLLDKLACSILPQALCERIGEDDHHGFPSLSSGTFVVWYKILHEENLSVLNKLVKEAVLLKKTSTRAQPETIEKLLSKLQQSVNVVVSLVNLCKTCAKVTLHAMAVGYGGKFVDSFLKVFDFLESHFQVHNEHIIHLVLELQKATRTIQTLCSEAKGLRQTSITRKIPATKRSMERFLFCVKALLHTTSNGSSFWMGNLKHKDLKGQVVSSQVYVDSEDDHVDEEPAEGADEEPAEAADEEPAEAADEEQAEAANEEQAEAADEEPAEAADDYPPVSVASEEDRETE
- the LOC18784428 gene encoding F-box/kelch-repeat protein At3g23880 isoform X2, encoding MTSPKSFSCCICRLFSRTSTSEASPRKTTSLAAYGLSSRQLKQLLPSNFAAVSPPPPLNNDILVEILSRLPAKSLPRLQCVCKSWRALISDSHFVMKHLIHAAATCSTNNSLTLFLSSTRLYSIVSVGLDKDHVHVANRELDLPVKIPDILITRIVGSCNGLICLQVNYTNIVIWNPCTGHSKLLPKPSSLLSGFLFFGFGYDSTTDDYKVIRGSRTALSKETVVEVFSLRTNSWWRSRNKDHGHGYVCLNGKGCFFNGALYWVELQWAGGPRPIGSRILSFDLAEEKFQETVSLPYLGKEENCVFAGIGVSRNSLFVYSDPMGSDLRIWVMKEYRVRESWAEPIEIYLDQILPEEVDESFLRPLCILESGEVLLGYNRNILVLYNPKGKTFRSIAIGTQSDVTIYMETLITPATGRGSDV